The following DNA comes from Meleagris gallopavo isolate NT-WF06-2002-E0010 breed Aviagen turkey brand Nicholas breeding stock chromosome 13, Turkey_5.1, whole genome shotgun sequence.
GCTGGCACTCAAGTCTTTTGCTTTTAGAAGAGCCCTACACAACTGCCCCAAGAGGGGGGCTGCTGGGTACAAAGCACAGCCCAGATCTCCTCACCTCCTCTTTGCCCTCTTCAGCTGATGATCTTCAACGCAGTGGCAACCGTTCTGTACATCGCTGCCTTTGTCACATGCTCAGCAGCCGTGCGTCCCACCTCGTGGCGCCAGTGGGATTACAACAGGAGAGCTGCCGCCTCCGTAAGTACGGGCGTATGGGCCGTGGCTGAGCTTCTAGGACTGCGTGCTCACGCTCCACTCTGCTCCTCTTCCAGTTCTTCGCCGGCCTCGTGATGCTCACCTATGGGGCGAGCACCTTCTTCAGCTTCCGTGCCTGGAAAGGACTGGGCAGCAACGCAGCCACCAGCCAGGCGGCCAGCCATGCTTGAGGCCGCCATCGTTGCCGCTGTCCATGGTGCTGCAGTCCCATCCGTCAGCGCTCTGCTCTCGGGTGACTGCGAGATGCTGAGGGCTCACCGAGGTTGAAGCTCCTGGTGGTCCTCACACGGTGCACAGGAGCCAGCTGCTCACTGGAACACTTGTAGCGAGGAGGCTCACCACGTTGGGTGCACTCCAGTACTAACATTCACTAAACCAAGCCCGCGTGGCTGCCTGTGGTCGTGCACAGATGCGGTGTAAATAATTGCAATTAACTTCTGTCAGTGGGGTCAGAGCTGGAGGATGAAGTCTAAACTGTAGGGCTCATAAGAAGTCTAAACTGTTATCACACtgatcttcaaaataaaaaagtcaaagCACGGTTTTATGCTTGAAATAAATATCTTCCTAAATCCAACATTCATCCAACCGTTTGTTCCACCACCACTGCTGTCAACAAATTCAGCTTTTGTTCTCTGGGGATGTGGGTGGGCATTTGCCAGACTGAGGCCCAGCCACTCACCGCAACATTTTCCTTCACGTCCTTCTTGTACAAGCTAGTAAGTCTATTTCATCTGGTTTTTATCTATTTACACACAGTCAGCTACTCCGTAAGTTCACCACATATGCTGTTTGCATGGGTAAAGTTGTGTACAGCACAACTTGTATCCAGAGGTGGGCTCAGGAAATTTAAATATG
Coding sequences within:
- the PLLP gene encoding plasmolipin, encoding MGAQAVLGLLVWALLADTTYHLHAAYGWVLFVSIFLWVATVLLFVMYLLQLPMKFYMVPWPLMLMIFNAVATVLYIAAFVTCSAAVRPTSWRQWDYNRRAAASFFAGLVMLTYGASTFFSFRAWKGLGSNAATSQAASHA